One window of Sphingobium sp. HWE2-09 genomic DNA carries:
- a CDS encoding MFS transporter, with amino-acid sequence MAVIPTAILPADDPRSILASRPMRLPQIVAIAICFLLNALDGFDILAVTFAAPGIARQWSVGPGAIGLVVSAGLAGMVVGSLTLGQLADRIGRRPQILLCLAIMVSGMFASAFAPNVVVLCLLRAFTGLGLGAVLAAVNAASAEFASRRRRDLAVSIMAAGYPVGGILGGWGAAMLLRNHGWESIFLAGAGATAVMVPLVLLCLPESVSWLATRHGPAALPRINAIMRRLGQPEAGQVAIVDEPQASMGQLFGPRYRSTTIALIVMYGLHMMTFYYALGWAPSLVVALGFDPSRASIVSVFMNMGGAIGGLTLGFLSPRLGLRPLVIFGLAGAAVAVAAFGAVPAAMVWLQIAAFILGFLANGSVVGLYALIANIYPTTLRATGTGTVIGFGRMGAALGPFLAGQLLAAGAGRGATSLLLALGSGVAALVLLLARLRLADEETG; translated from the coding sequence ATGGCCGTCATACCGACAGCAATCCTGCCTGCCGACGACCCGCGCAGCATATTGGCCAGCCGCCCAATGCGTCTGCCCCAGATCGTGGCGATCGCCATCTGCTTCCTGCTCAATGCGCTCGACGGCTTCGACATCCTGGCCGTGACCTTCGCCGCGCCCGGCATCGCGCGGCAATGGAGCGTCGGTCCCGGGGCGATCGGCCTGGTCGTATCGGCCGGGCTGGCGGGCATGGTGGTGGGATCGTTGACGCTGGGCCAGCTGGCCGACCGGATCGGCCGACGACCGCAAATCCTCCTCTGTCTCGCTATCATGGTTAGCGGCATGTTCGCCTCCGCTTTCGCGCCCAATGTCGTGGTCCTCTGCCTGTTACGGGCCTTCACTGGCCTTGGCCTCGGCGCCGTGCTGGCGGCGGTCAATGCCGCATCGGCGGAGTTCGCCAGCCGTCGCCGCCGCGACTTGGCGGTCAGCATCATGGCCGCGGGCTATCCGGTCGGCGGCATCCTCGGCGGCTGGGGCGCGGCCATGCTGTTGCGCAACCATGGCTGGGAATCGATCTTCCTGGCCGGGGCAGGGGCTACCGCTGTGATGGTGCCGCTGGTCCTGCTGTGCCTGCCTGAATCGGTCAGTTGGCTCGCCACCCGCCATGGTCCCGCCGCCCTGCCGCGCATCAACGCCATCATGCGTCGCCTCGGTCAGCCGGAGGCGGGGCAGGTGGCGATCGTGGACGAACCGCAAGCGTCGATGGGGCAGCTGTTTGGCCCCCGCTACCGCAGCACCACTATCGCCCTCATCGTCATGTACGGCCTGCACATGATGACCTTCTATTATGCGCTGGGCTGGGCGCCCTCGCTGGTCGTGGCATTGGGCTTCGATCCGTCGCGCGCGAGCATCGTGTCGGTCTTCATGAACATGGGCGGCGCGATCGGCGGTTTGACGCTGGGCTTCCTGTCGCCGCGCCTGGGCCTGCGACCGCTGGTCATCTTCGGACTCGCCGGAGCGGCAGTGGCCGTCGCGGCCTTCGGCGCGGTGCCCGCCGCCATGGTCTGGCTCCAGATCGCCGCCTTCATCCTGGGCTTCCTAGCCAATGGATCGGTGGTCGGCCTCTACGCCCTTATCGCCAACATCTATCCCACCACTCTGCGCGCGACGGGCACCGGCACAGTGATCGGCTTCGGGCGCATGGGCGCGGCGCTCGGCCCGTTCCTCGCCGGACAGTTGCTGGCGGCGGGGGCAGGGCGGGGCGCGACTTCGCTATTGCTGGCGCTGGGATCGGGCGTCGCCGCGCTCGTCCTGTTGCTCGCGCGGCTGCGCCTGGCCGATGAGGAAACGGGTTAG
- a CDS encoding alpha/beta fold hydrolase → MDAKSSERDGTAPLLILPGLLCDSRMFGETLAAIPGSAVVDGFYAGCDRIDAMADYVIARMPDRCALLGHSMGARVALEVLRKAPDRVERLALVDTGVHPVKPGEREARYRLRDIGRDQGMGALVSAWLPPMMGFAGLRNEALMDSLYAMALAAGLPTFEAQIEALLHRPSVDTLLPAIACPTVAIVGRQDQWSPVAQHEAIAAAIPGAQLRVVEHAGHMMPAEAPQAFNQVVRDWLAMPAHALIS, encoded by the coding sequence ATGGATGCGAAATCATCAGAGCGCGATGGCACCGCCCCCCTCCTGATCCTGCCGGGATTGCTCTGCGATTCCCGCATGTTCGGGGAAACACTGGCCGCCATCCCCGGCAGCGCCGTGGTGGACGGTTTCTACGCCGGTTGCGATCGAATCGACGCGATGGCCGATTATGTCATCGCCCGCATGCCAGATCGCTGCGCCCTGCTGGGCCATTCGATGGGCGCGCGCGTCGCGCTCGAAGTGCTGCGCAAGGCGCCCGATCGCGTCGAACGCCTCGCCCTGGTCGATACCGGCGTCCATCCCGTCAAGCCAGGTGAGCGCGAAGCCCGCTACCGCCTGCGCGACATCGGCCGGGACCAGGGCATGGGCGCACTCGTCAGCGCCTGGCTGCCGCCGATGATGGGCTTTGCCGGCCTGCGCAACGAAGCGCTGATGGACAGCCTCTACGCCATGGCACTCGCCGCGGGCTTGCCCACGTTCGAAGCGCAGATTGAAGCGCTGCTGCACCGCCCGTCGGTGGATACGCTGCTGCCCGCCATCGCCTGCCCCACCGTCGCGATCGTCGGCCGTCAGGATCAATGGTCGCCGGTCGCCCAGCATGAAGCCATCGCCGCCGCCATTCCAGGCGCACAGCTGCGCGTCGTTGAACATGCCGGCCATATGATGCCGGCCGAAGCGCCGCAGGCCTTCAACCAAGTCGTGCGGGACTGGCTCGCCATGCCCGCCCACGCCCTAATTTCGTGA
- the desA gene encoding syringate O-demethylase: MTDKTLQQLLNEKGDIVEFLRNQQVGPNAYPGVPGEYSNWRDEQRSWAESSVLFNQSFHMVDLLVTGPGAFDMLAYLAPNSFKGFVPNRAKQFAPVTPEGYVIGDVILFYLEEEKFELVGRAPSIEWVEYWASTGKWDVKVERDERTIARPIDSQGYRRNYRFQLQGPNAMPVLEKAMGQTPPDLKFFHMAPIMIAGVEVRALRHGMAGQPGYELFGPWKDYDTVRNALIEAGKDHGLTLCGGRTYSSNTLESGWIPSPLPATYTGEGSKGFREWASENSYEGKCSLGGSFVSDKIEDYYLNPWELGYGIMVKFDHDFVGREALEKIKDQPHRQKVTLALDNEDIVRVMSSMLQTGDKAKFLEFPSAVYCMHPYDAVLKDGKTIGLSTWIGYTINAGRFLALAMVDAEFAAPGTEVTLLWGEPNGGTSKPTVEPHVQTEIKAIVSAVPYSEVARDNYADGWRTKAA, encoded by the coding sequence ATGACTGACAAGACCCTGCAGCAACTGCTCAATGAAAAGGGCGACATCGTTGAATTCCTGCGCAACCAGCAGGTCGGCCCCAACGCCTATCCGGGCGTGCCGGGCGAATATAGCAATTGGCGCGACGAACAGCGCAGCTGGGCGGAAAGCTCGGTCCTGTTCAACCAGAGCTTCCACATGGTCGATCTGCTCGTCACCGGTCCCGGCGCGTTTGACATGCTGGCCTATCTCGCCCCCAACAGCTTCAAGGGCTTCGTGCCGAACCGCGCCAAGCAGTTCGCCCCGGTCACGCCCGAAGGCTATGTGATCGGCGACGTCATCCTCTTCTATCTGGAAGAAGAAAAGTTCGAACTGGTCGGCCGCGCGCCCTCGATCGAATGGGTCGAATATTGGGCCTCAACCGGCAAGTGGGACGTGAAGGTGGAACGCGACGAACGCACCATCGCCCGCCCGATCGACAGCCAAGGCTATCGCCGCAATTATCGCTTCCAGCTGCAGGGGCCAAACGCCATGCCCGTGCTGGAAAAGGCGATGGGTCAGACCCCGCCAGACCTCAAATTCTTCCACATGGCGCCGATCATGATCGCGGGCGTCGAAGTGCGCGCGCTGCGTCATGGCATGGCCGGCCAGCCCGGTTACGAACTGTTCGGTCCGTGGAAGGATTATGACACCGTCCGCAACGCGCTGATCGAAGCGGGCAAGGATCATGGTTTGACGCTGTGCGGCGGCCGCACCTATTCGTCCAACACGCTGGAATCCGGCTGGATCCCCTCGCCGCTGCCCGCCACCTATACCGGCGAAGGCTCGAAGGGCTTCCGTGAATGGGCGAGCGAAAACAGCTATGAAGGCAAATGCTCGCTCGGCGGCAGCTTTGTTTCCGACAAGATCGAAGACTATTATCTGAACCCGTGGGAGCTGGGCTATGGCATCATGGTTAAGTTCGACCATGATTTCGTCGGCCGCGAAGCGCTGGAAAAGATCAAGGATCAGCCGCACCGCCAGAAGGTGACGCTGGCCCTGGATAATGAGGATATCGTCCGCGTCATGAGCTCCATGCTCCAGACCGGCGACAAGGCGAAGTTCCTCGAATTCCCCAGCGCCGTTTACTGCATGCATCCCTATGATGCCGTGCTCAAGGACGGCAAGACGATCGGCTTGTCGACCTGGATCGGCTACACCATCAACGCCGGTCGCTTCCTGGCGCTGGCGATGGTCGACGCCGAGTTCGCCGCACCCGGCACCGAAGTGACCCTGCTGTGGGGCGAACCCAATGGCGGCACGTCTAAGCCCACCGTCGAACCCCACGTCCAGACCGAAATCAAGGCGATCGTCTCCGCGGTCCCGTATTCGGAAGTCGCGCGCGATAATTACGCCGACGGCTGGCGCACCAAGGCCGCCTGA
- a CDS encoding rod shape-determining protein, translating into MFRRLFASSAQDMAIDLGTVNTVIHVRDRGIVLNEPSVIAIETIAGVRRVKVVGNEAKPMMGKTPANIQAIRPLRDGVIADIDVAEQMIKHFMAKAAGTSGRLGRRHEVVICVPSGSTMVERRAIQIATMNAGASRVQLIDEPMAAAIGAGLPVTEPRGAMVVDIGGGTTEVAVLSLQGIAYSNSVRMGGDKLDEAIASHVRRNHNLMIGEMTAERVKHAIGSAVIPLNQGRVMQVKGRDLVNGRPAEITISEAEIAEALVEGVGQIKLAVMSALEQTAPELSADIIEEGITLTGGGALLGHLDQALSEQTGLPVRVADNALICVAMGAGKALEDSAYSGVLTVA; encoded by the coding sequence ATGTTCAGACGACTATTCGCTTCCTCTGCTCAAGACATGGCAATCGACCTTGGCACCGTAAACACCGTGATCCACGTTCGCGATCGCGGTATCGTGCTGAACGAACCGTCCGTCATCGCCATCGAGACAATCGCAGGCGTCCGCCGCGTCAAGGTGGTGGGGAATGAAGCAAAGCCCATGATGGGAAAGACGCCCGCCAATATCCAGGCGATCCGGCCGTTGCGGGATGGGGTGATCGCTGACATCGATGTCGCCGAGCAGATGATAAAGCATTTCATGGCCAAGGCCGCTGGCACGTCCGGGCGGTTGGGCCGACGGCATGAGGTCGTCATTTGCGTGCCGTCGGGTTCGACCATGGTGGAGCGTCGGGCCATCCAGATCGCAACGATGAATGCAGGTGCATCGCGCGTTCAACTGATCGATGAACCCATGGCCGCGGCGATCGGCGCCGGTCTGCCCGTGACTGAACCGCGTGGCGCGATGGTGGTCGACATCGGCGGCGGCACGACCGAAGTCGCCGTCCTGTCTTTGCAAGGCATCGCCTACAGCAATTCCGTGCGCATGGGCGGCGACAAATTGGATGAAGCCATAGCGTCCCATGTCCGGCGCAATCATAATCTGATGATCGGCGAAATGACGGCAGAACGGGTCAAGCACGCCATCGGTTCTGCGGTGATACCCCTGAACCAAGGACGCGTAATGCAGGTCAAAGGCCGTGATCTAGTCAATGGCCGACCAGCCGAGATCACCATCAGCGAAGCGGAAATCGCAGAAGCGCTGGTCGAGGGCGTAGGACAAATCAAGCTAGCCGTCATGTCCGCTCTGGAGCAGACAGCGCCGGAATTGTCCGCCGATATCATAGAAGAAGGCATAACGTTGACGGGTGGCGGCGCGCTGTTGGGGCATCTCGATCAAGCGCTGTCGGAGCAAACCGGCCTTCCGGTACGTGTGGCGGATAACGCCCTCATCTGCGTAGCGATGGGTGCGGGCAAGGCATTGGAGGATAGCGCCTATAGTGGGGTGCTGACGGTCGCATAG
- a CDS encoding mechanosensitive ion channel family protein has product MLCIAALGSAAAAQTAPDDWRSINAWRKTAANAELLLDLPLARRDQVTEDSWENLRLDLTVHRELAMALAGRGTLKGRIAKAQLAELDADLPKGQSEPAWIKQRRHVLNEKVALEDGPAMAARDIEARNDVLIHDIDQILRQKRRQKLFMHDHPVLMADSWIDAAADIRAGRINVGARTAVRQPYAELIGIPLSVRLAMIALIGLIATWVAARCRRSVRTAIDQRSVQHESPRSRLGLAFARDLLDITVPAAVLMILFASVRLLTADLPFLAAFSGQIILAGLTAVYARWLGQSLFAPAFPAAQLVRIADGGTYRAIRLKTLLGVAIAADQIVDYGEQQPGNSSALSALLSFAIVMSASILMWRLAHVLKGATGARYADDDGRHGESAARSTDAVQPARRMMSAAATFAALAALVGYVALARYLLTSTLMSLAAACTALFLYRSLTEASDLLFHRQDSAGSRYLQLLPLAFGFILFIVTLPIIAIMWGFSAEKIIDAMLALKNGVAVGQIRLSFGSVMTFALVFLLGYALTRWLQRVLHYAVLDRLRIEAGARAAVLTGFGYLGLTLSALVAITAAGLDLSSLAFIAGALSVGVGFGLQSVVANFVSGIILLIERPIKVGDWIEVGTYSGHVRKIAFRSTHIETFDRHEVIIPNSDLISGSVTNLTYAGSLGRITLPVGIAYGSDVERARNILLDVLITHERVLDRPEPSVVLETLGESAINLKAMCFVANVNQRQSVRSDLYFAILQALGAAGISIPFPQREIWLHADPGRQPAAIPSEDAS; this is encoded by the coding sequence ATGCTGTGCATCGCCGCTCTTGGCTCGGCTGCGGCTGCACAAACGGCGCCGGACGATTGGCGGTCAATCAATGCGTGGCGCAAGACGGCAGCCAATGCCGAACTGCTGCTCGATCTGCCCCTCGCCCGCCGCGACCAGGTGACCGAAGACAGCTGGGAAAATCTGCGGCTGGACCTGACGGTTCATCGCGAATTGGCCATGGCGCTGGCGGGGCGGGGCACGCTCAAGGGCCGGATCGCCAAAGCGCAACTGGCCGAACTGGATGCCGACCTACCCAAAGGGCAAAGCGAGCCAGCCTGGATCAAGCAGAGGCGGCATGTCCTGAACGAGAAAGTCGCGCTGGAGGATGGGCCGGCTATGGCCGCGCGCGACATCGAAGCGCGCAATGATGTGTTGATCCACGATATCGACCAGATCCTTCGGCAGAAGCGGCGACAAAAGCTGTTTATGCACGACCATCCTGTCCTGATGGCCGATAGCTGGATCGATGCCGCCGCGGATATACGTGCGGGCAGGATCAATGTCGGCGCCCGAACGGCGGTGCGACAGCCATACGCCGAACTCATCGGCATTCCGTTGTCCGTTCGCCTTGCGATGATCGCTTTGATCGGCCTGATTGCCACATGGGTCGCAGCGCGATGCCGCCGGTCGGTCCGCACGGCTATCGATCAGCGCAGCGTGCAGCATGAATCGCCGCGTAGCCGCCTTGGTCTGGCCTTTGCCCGTGACCTGCTCGACATCACCGTCCCCGCCGCTGTGCTGATGATCCTGTTTGCCAGCGTCAGGCTGTTGACGGCTGATCTGCCTTTTCTGGCGGCGTTCAGCGGACAGATCATCCTGGCGGGCCTGACGGCCGTTTACGCACGATGGTTGGGCCAAAGCCTGTTCGCTCCCGCCTTTCCCGCTGCTCAGCTGGTGCGGATCGCCGATGGCGGGACATATCGCGCGATCCGGCTGAAGACCCTGTTGGGCGTTGCGATCGCCGCCGATCAGATCGTCGATTATGGCGAGCAACAACCGGGCAATTCGTCTGCGCTGAGCGCATTGCTATCCTTCGCGATCGTCATGTCTGCCAGCATCCTTATGTGGCGGCTGGCCCATGTGCTGAAGGGTGCGACCGGCGCACGATATGCGGATGACGATGGCAGGCACGGTGAATCCGCTGCGCGTTCGACCGACGCGGTTCAGCCCGCGCGACGGATGATGTCGGCGGCGGCGACCTTTGCCGCATTGGCGGCATTGGTGGGGTATGTCGCCTTGGCCCGTTATCTACTGACATCGACCTTGATGTCGCTTGCAGCGGCCTGCACGGCATTGTTCCTTTACCGATCCCTGACCGAAGCCAGCGACCTTCTGTTCCATCGCCAGGACAGTGCCGGATCACGCTATCTTCAACTGTTGCCGCTGGCGTTCGGCTTTATCCTGTTCATCGTGACGTTGCCGATCATCGCCATCATGTGGGGGTTCAGCGCGGAAAAGATCATCGACGCCATGCTGGCGCTGAAGAACGGTGTCGCGGTGGGTCAGATCCGCCTGTCGTTCGGCAGCGTGATGACGTTCGCTCTGGTTTTCCTGCTGGGTTATGCACTGACGCGCTGGTTGCAGCGGGTGCTGCATTATGCGGTGCTCGACCGGTTGCGCATAGAGGCTGGCGCACGCGCGGCGGTGCTTACCGGCTTTGGTTATCTGGGACTCACGCTGTCGGCGCTGGTGGCGATCACGGCAGCAGGCCTGGACCTGTCGAGCCTTGCCTTCATCGCGGGCGCCCTTTCGGTCGGGGTCGGCTTTGGCCTGCAATCGGTGGTCGCCAACTTCGTAAGCGGCATCATCCTGCTGATCGAACGGCCGATCAAGGTGGGCGACTGGATCGAGGTCGGCACCTATTCCGGCCATGTTCGCAAGATCGCCTTCCGCTCGACGCATATCGAGACGTTCGATCGGCACGAAGTCATCATACCCAATAGCGACCTGATATCGGGCAGCGTCACCAACCTGACCTATGCGGGCAGTCTGGGACGCATCACGCTGCCGGTCGGCATTGCCTATGGCAGCGATGTGGAAAGGGCGAGAAACATATTGCTCGACGTGCTGATCACGCATGAGCGCGTGCTGGACAGACCCGAACCCAGCGTCGTGCTGGAAACCCTGGGCGAAAGCGCGATCAACCTCAAGGCGATGTGCTTCGTCGCCAATGTGAACCAGCGCCAGTCGGTACGGTCCGACCTGTATTTTGCGATCCTCCAGGCGCTGGGTGCAGCCGGGATCAGTATCCCTTTTCCACAGCGCGAAATATGGCTGCATGCCGATCCCGGGCGGCAGCCCGCAGCTATTCCGAGCGAAGACGCCTCATAG
- a CDS encoding alginate export family protein, whose product MFTTRLLCGALTLACAMPAAAQTPAAQTPAAQAAAPQTYPAAAQGDGATVKGYNLSRWAEDWSAYRDPAKRDDMLDRLKYLPLDDDGDIYLTLSGEARLRMNLTSNPQLIEGPEQRQDILRLVGGADLHIGDHLRFYGEIAHGQLSGKNVGTPSGSLRNNFVRQQYFAEAKGSIGAVDLGVRYGRQEFTDGPNLLISQRDNNTIRFVLNGARVWARTPTMRATLFDFETTDLGNGGLGDDVPDKNRRFSGVSAGFVLPTHWLGGSTLFFDPFYWRRRNRVGTWGGVVSPAVRHYAGARLWGDVGPVALDWTLVHQYGQFADRPIRAWQAFAAQTVRLGADKSAPRVGIHVDYGSGGGGYDKGTLRNAYAPFGNNIYFSYGLFLTATNLIAVAPNVSFQPIKGVRASLEYQFTWRDDARDAVYRANYTPYVGTERVAGKAVAQLARAQIVYSISPRLTLTTRAEYLQAQDVLRRAGYRNSAFLATWLSFRF is encoded by the coding sequence ATGTTTACGACCCGCCTGCTCTGCGGCGCGCTGACGCTCGCCTGTGCGATGCCCGCCGCTGCCCAGACCCCCGCTGCCCAGACCCCCGCTGCTCAGGCCGCCGCCCCGCAAACCTATCCCGCCGCCGCGCAAGGCGATGGCGCGACGGTGAAGGGCTACAACCTCTCCCGCTGGGCGGAGGACTGGAGCGCTTATCGCGACCCCGCCAAGCGCGACGATATGCTCGACCGACTGAAATATCTCCCCCTCGATGACGATGGCGACATCTATCTGACGCTCAGCGGAGAGGCGCGGCTGCGCATGAACCTCACCAGCAACCCGCAACTGATCGAAGGGCCGGAACAGCGGCAGGACATCCTCCGCCTCGTGGGTGGCGCGGATCTCCACATCGGCGACCATCTGCGCTTCTACGGCGAGATCGCCCATGGTCAGCTTTCCGGAAAAAATGTCGGCACGCCGTCCGGGTCGCTCCGCAACAATTTCGTGCGCCAGCAATATTTTGCGGAGGCCAAGGGCAGCATCGGTGCCGTCGATCTGGGCGTCCGCTACGGTCGACAGGAATTTACCGACGGTCCCAACCTGCTCATCTCCCAGCGGGACAATAACACCATTCGCTTCGTGCTGAACGGCGCGCGCGTCTGGGCGCGCACGCCGACCATGCGCGCGACCCTGTTCGATTTTGAAACCACCGACCTGGGCAATGGCGGCCTTGGCGACGATGTGCCCGACAAGAACCGCCGGTTCAGCGGCGTGTCAGCGGGCTTCGTATTGCCCACCCATTGGCTGGGCGGATCGACCCTCTTTTTCGATCCCTTCTACTGGCGGCGGCGCAATCGGGTGGGGACATGGGGCGGCGTCGTATCACCTGCCGTGCGCCATTATGCCGGCGCGCGCCTGTGGGGCGATGTCGGCCCGGTCGCGCTCGACTGGACGCTGGTCCACCAATATGGCCAGTTTGCCGATCGCCCGATCCGCGCCTGGCAGGCCTTTGCCGCGCAGACGGTCCGGCTGGGCGCGGACAAGAGCGCACCGCGTGTCGGTATCCATGTCGATTATGGCAGCGGCGGGGGCGGCTATGACAAAGGCACGCTGCGCAATGCCTATGCCCCCTTCGGCAACAATATCTATTTCAGCTACGGCCTGTTCCTGACCGCGACCAACCTGATCGCGGTCGCGCCCAATGTTTCGTTCCAGCCGATCAAGGGCGTGCGCGCCAGTCTGGAATATCAATTCACTTGGCGCGACGACGCCCGCGACGCCGTCTACCGCGCCAACTACACGCCCTATGTCGGCACGGAACGGGTCGCGGGCAAAGCGGTGGCGCAACTGGCCCGCGCGCAGATCGTCTATTCCATATCGCCCAGGCTGACCTTGACCACGCGGGCCGAATATCTTCAAGCGCAGGATGTGTTGAGGAGGGCCGGTTATCGCAACTCGGCCTTTCTGGCGACGTGGTTGAGCTTTCGATTTTGA
- a CDS encoding dicarboxylate/amino acid:cation symporter — protein MINQTFPASAPPPRRKGVASQLYVQVLVAILFGALLGHFWPVYGEAMKPLGDGFIKLVKMIIAPVIFLTIVTGIAGMKELGSVGRVAAKAFAYFLTFSTLALIVGLIVANVVQPGAGMNIDPATLDGGAVADYAAKAHESTLTGFLLGVIPSTLVSAFTDGNILQILLVAILFGIAISMVGEPAAPVIRFLERLSLIVFKLVSILMRAAPIGAFGAIAFTIGKYGVGSLANLGALVATFYLTSLLFVVVVLGTVARLTGFSIFKLLRYLKAELLLVLGTSSSEAALPNLIEKMERAGCEKSIVGLVVPTGYSFNLDGTNIYMTLAALFIAQATGVELTLGQELLLLGVAMLSSKGAAGVTGAGFITLAATLSIVPTVPLAGMALILGVDRFMSECRSLTNFIGNAVATIVVARWEGGLDREKLNAALDGRLPAPVAAAPSPQAALTAA, from the coding sequence ATGATCAACCAGACCTTTCCGGCATCCGCGCCGCCACCCCGACGCAAGGGCGTTGCCTCGCAACTCTATGTGCAGGTGCTGGTCGCGATCCTGTTTGGCGCGCTGCTCGGTCATTTCTGGCCCGTTTATGGCGAAGCGATGAAGCCGCTGGGCGACGGTTTCATCAAGCTGGTCAAGATGATCATCGCCCCGGTCATCTTCCTTACCATCGTCACCGGCATCGCGGGCATGAAGGAACTGGGGTCCGTCGGTCGCGTCGCGGCCAAGGCCTTCGCCTATTTCCTGACCTTCTCCACGCTGGCGCTGATTGTCGGCCTGATCGTCGCCAATGTCGTGCAGCCGGGCGCGGGCATGAATATCGACCCCGCCACGCTCGATGGCGGCGCGGTCGCCGATTACGCGGCCAAGGCGCACGAATCCACGCTCACCGGCTTTCTGTTGGGCGTCATCCCCTCCACGCTGGTCAGCGCCTTTACCGACGGCAACATCCTGCAAATCCTGCTGGTCGCCATCCTGTTCGGCATCGCCATCAGCATGGTCGGCGAACCCGCCGCGCCGGTCATACGCTTCCTGGAACGGCTCAGCCTCATCGTCTTCAAACTGGTGTCGATCCTGATGCGCGCCGCCCCCATCGGCGCTTTCGGGGCGATCGCCTTCACCATCGGCAAATATGGCGTCGGCAGCCTCGCCAATCTGGGCGCGCTGGTCGCCACCTTCTACCTTACCTCGCTGCTGTTCGTCGTCGTCGTGCTGGGCACGGTCGCCCGCCTGACCGGCTTTTCCATCTTCAAGCTGCTGCGTTACTTGAAAGCCGAACTGCTGCTGGTGCTGGGCACATCCTCGTCCGAAGCCGCGCTGCCCAACCTCATCGAAAAGATGGAGCGGGCGGGCTGCGAAAAGTCGATCGTCGGGCTGGTCGTGCCGACTGGCTACAGCTTCAACCTGGACGGCACGAACATATACATGACGCTGGCCGCGCTGTTCATTGCGCAGGCGACCGGTGTGGAACTGACATTGGGACAGGAACTGCTGTTGCTGGGCGTCGCCATGCTCTCGTCCAAAGGCGCGGCGGGGGTCACCGGCGCAGGCTTCATCACGCTGGCCGCCACGCTCTCGATCGTGCCGACCGTGCCGCTCGCGGGCATGGCGCTGATCCTGGGCGTCGATCGCTTCATGAGCGAGTGCCGCAGCCTCACCAACTTCATCGGCAACGCCGTGGCCACCATCGTCGTCGCCCGCTGGGAAGGCGGATTGGACCGCGAGAAGCTGAACGCCGCGCTCGACGGGCGGCTGCCCGCCCCGGTCGCCGCCGCCCCCTCGCCGCAGGCCGCGCTGACCGCCGCCTGA